In a genomic window of Saccharomyces kudriavzevii IFO 1802 strain IFO1802 genome assembly, chromosome: 2:
- the ECM13 gene encoding Ecm13p (similar to Saccharomyces cerevisiae ECM13 (YBL043W) and YJR115W; ancestral locus Anc_7.483) — MNSTYSSIEDQYVLAGKARSKLAKCIDVNSRNKDYNLRVLVGHANLLDKITENVEAHKSAANPLTKNLFSRGHENLSMEHIELSNARNNSSIDEENTRKADCVDYCEDYCDFYSSDEDPDADTLSSTDSEGDDDYEDYDFDYDYSCGDHNKKIDTYFGLHTTLDYHHLGHTNSHSEQADELSQTTPRYNALPAAVPTAWEEHEDDDARKHDSTSLYGAMPIFRVLSRQRTVHDGDSSTGESDCASDTEDGSVPLTRFHSCPITA; from the coding sequence ATGAACTCTACATACTCATCTATTGAGGATCAATATGTTCTGGCCGGTAAGGCCCGCTCTAAATTGGCAAAATGCATCGACGTTAATTCTAGAAATAAAGATTACAACCTAAGAGTACTGGTCGGTCACGCAAACCTACTAGATAAGATAACCGAAAACGTAGAGGCTCACAAATCGGCAGCCAATCCTCTTACAAAGAATCTCTTCTCCAGAGGCCATGAGAATCTTTCCATGGAGCATATTGAACTGTCCAACGCCAGAAATAATTCCAGCATTGACGAGGAAAATACGAGAAAGGCAGACTGCGTAGATTACTGCGAAGACTACTGCGATTTTTACTCCAGTGACGAAGATCCAGACGCCGATACTCTATCTTCCACTGACAGTGAAGGTGATGACGATTACGAGGACTATGATTTTGATTACGATTATTCTTGCGGTGAccataacaaaaaaatcgatACGTACTTTGGCCTCCACACCACCCTCGATTATCACCATTTGGGTCACACAAACTCACATTCCGAACAAGCCGATGAACTCTCACAAACCACTCCGCGCTACAATGCTCTTCCCGCCGCTGTTCCAACCGCATGGGAAGAACATGAAGATGACGACGCAAGAAAGCACGACTCTACGAGTTTGTACGGTGCGATGCCAATTTTCCGCGTACTTTCTCGTCAGAGAACCGTTCACGATGGTGACAGTAGCACCGGTGAGAGCGACTGTGCTAGCGATACCGAGGATGGTTCCGTGCCATTGACGAGGTTCCATTCTTGTCCAATCACCGCATAA